One window of the Novosphingobium sp. KACC 22771 genome contains the following:
- a CDS encoding VOC family protein, with product MKRNDPARPIRIAAIAHILLFVRDSEASARWYGDMLGMKITARSADGPYRGAIFLSFGQSDHDLALYSAPPGQTERELGEITLEWDAEMQDVAARLALWRRAGVAVEEMRDGPQWTGLRLRDPDGRPISLAIGSCAAMPEVARPFRP from the coding sequence ATGAAACGCAATGACCCGGCCCGCCCGATCCGTATCGCCGCCATTGCGCATATCCTGCTGTTTGTTCGTGACTCCGAGGCTTCTGCGCGCTGGTATGGCGACATGCTGGGCATGAAAATCACCGCCCGCAGCGCCGATGGTCCCTATCGGGGCGCCATCTTTCTTTCCTTTGGCCAAAGCGATCATGACCTTGCGCTTTACAGCGCGCCGCCGGGCCAGACGGAACGCGAATTGGGCGAAATCACACTGGAATGGGATGCCGAAATGCAGGATGTCGCGGCCAGACTGGCCCTCTGGCGCCGCGCAGGGGTGGCCGTGGAGGAAATGCGCGATGGCCCGCAATGGACGGGTCTGCGCCTGCGCGACCCGGATGGCCGACCGATCAGCCTTGCCATCGGTTCCTGCGCCGCCATGCCAGAGGTGGCTCGCCCGTTTCGGCCATAA
- a CDS encoding aminotransferase yields the protein MTLDIQRAGTIDQQSLFHPFTAISDLMADGPTIMATGKGVRITDIHGQEYLDGMAGLWCVNLGYGREEISAAMDAQSRRLSFFHAFNGMSIDVAVECAEELLKRAPVPMSRVFFGASGSDGNETQAKLIWYYNQLRGKPEKKKLICRWNSYHGSAVLTASMTGLPGMHSPFLLPMGPIVHTSAPYYYRKAPEGMSEREFSRHLAKELEELIEREGADTIGAFFAEAVMGAGGLIPPPEGYFEEIVPILSRNDILLVMDEVVSGYGRLGTYWGAQMYNVEPDLITSAKGVTSGYFPMSACFISPKVWDVIESNAAAAGLFGHGFTYSAHPVGAAAALASLRLIDEENILANVQQQSDYLFAQMRAAIGDHRAVGDIRGKGLMVGIELVKDRATKETLPMADRTGRQVLKAAAARGLITRALGDTLVFAPPLVINRAEVDELVDKFAAAVNDVLPA from the coding sequence ATGACCCTGGATATTCAGCGCGCCGGAACCATCGACCAGCAAAGCCTGTTCCATCCCTTTACCGCGATCAGCGATCTGATGGCGGACGGCCCCACGATCATGGCCACGGGCAAGGGTGTGCGCATCACAGACATCCACGGCCAGGAATATCTGGACGGGATGGCGGGCCTGTGGTGCGTCAATCTGGGCTATGGGCGCGAGGAAATCTCGGCGGCCATGGATGCGCAAAGCCGCCGCCTGTCCTTTTTCCATGCGTTCAACGGCATGTCGATCGATGTGGCCGTCGAATGCGCCGAGGAACTGCTCAAGCGCGCGCCCGTCCCGATGTCGCGTGTTTTCTTTGGCGCATCGGGCAGCGACGGCAATGAAACCCAGGCCAAGCTGATCTGGTATTACAACCAGTTGCGCGGAAAGCCGGAAAAGAAGAAGCTGATCTGTCGCTGGAATTCCTATCACGGCTCGGCGGTGCTGACGGCCAGCATGACCGGCCTGCCCGGCATGCATTCGCCCTTCCTGCTGCCGATGGGGCCGATTGTGCACACCAGCGCGCCGTATTACTATCGCAAGGCCCCCGAAGGCATGAGCGAGCGCGAATTCTCGCGCCATCTGGCCAAGGAACTGGAGGAACTGATCGAACGCGAGGGCGCGGACACCATCGGCGCCTTCTTTGCAGAGGCGGTGATGGGCGCTGGCGGCCTGATCCCCCCGCCCGAAGGCTATTTCGAGGAAATCGTGCCGATCCTGAGCCGCAACGACATCCTGCTGGTCATGGATGAAGTGGTGTCCGGCTATGGCCGCCTCGGCACCTATTGGGGCGCCCAGATGTATAATGTCGAGCCCGACCTCATCACCTCGGCCAAGGGCGTGACCAGCGGCTACTTCCCGATGTCGGCCTGTTTTATCTCGCCCAAGGTGTGGGATGTGATCGAGAGCAACGCGGCGGCGGCCGGCCTGTTCGGCCATGGCTTTACCTATTCGGCGCATCCCGTCGGCGCGGCCGCCGCTCTTGCCTCGCTCCGCCTGATCGATGAGGAGAACATCCTTGCCAATGTTCAGCAGCAGAGCGACTATCTGTTTGCCCAGATGCGCGCGGCCATCGGCGATCACCGCGCCGTGGGCGATATTCGCGGCAAGGGGCTGATGGTGGGCATCGAACTGGTCAAGGACCGGGCCACCAAGGAAACGCTGCCCATGGCCGACCGCACCGGGCGGCAAGTGCTGAAAGCCGCCGCCGCGCGCGGCCTTATCACCCGCGCTTTGGGCGATACGCTGGTGTTTGCGCCGCCGCTGGTCATCAACCGGGCCGAAGTGGACGAACTGGTGGACAAATTCGCCGCTGCCGTGAACGACGTATTGCCTGCCTGA
- a CDS encoding glutamine amidotransferase-related protein, with amino-acid sequence MITIGILECGRNLERWLPEHGGFADWFPPLLAKADGDCAFRVYAAVDGELPEDPDLCDAWLLTGSPASVYEDRPWQQALTRFVQKAVAQRPVVGICYGHQHLHVALGGRVGLHDSWGVGIHAYAVQTMPEWLPQELAAQSAGGLRMIALHRDQVVEPAPGTKVLAADDHCPLAITTIGDNVLTIQAHPEMTRAQAAEIYRHHYHDIGPAAAQEAIDSLPGALDAALVAHWIIGFIRARLAARDHKGETA; translated from the coding sequence ATGATTACGATAGGAATTCTGGAATGCGGGCGTAATCTGGAGCGATGGCTGCCCGAACATGGCGGTTTTGCCGACTGGTTTCCCCCGCTTCTGGCGAAGGCCGATGGGGATTGCGCCTTTCGGGTCTATGCCGCCGTCGATGGCGAACTGCCGGAGGATCCTGACCTGTGCGATGCGTGGCTGCTGACCGGCAGCCCGGCCAGCGTTTATGAGGACAGGCCATGGCAGCAGGCGCTGACCCGCTTTGTGCAAAAGGCGGTTGCGCAGCGCCCGGTGGTGGGCATCTGTTATGGGCATCAGCATCTGCATGTCGCGCTCGGCGGGCGGGTCGGTCTGCATGACAGTTGGGGCGTGGGCATCCATGCCTATGCCGTACAGACCATGCCCGAGTGGTTGCCGCAAGAATTGGCCGCGCAAAGCGCGGGAGGACTGCGCATGATCGCCCTGCACCGAGATCAGGTGGTGGAGCCTGCACCCGGTACAAAGGTGCTGGCCGCCGATGACCATTGCCCGCTGGCGATCACCACGATCGGCGACAATGTTCTGACCATTCAGGCGCATCCGGAAATGACCCGGGCGCAGGCCGCCGAAATTTATCGCCACCATTATCACGACATAGGCCCCGCCGCCGCGCAGGAGGCCATCGACAGCCTGCCGGGCGCGCTGGACGCCGCGCTGGTGGCGCATTGGATCATCGGTTTTATCCGCGCCCGCCTGGCCGCGCGCGATCATAAGGGAGAGACGGCATGA
- a CDS encoding glutamine synthetase family protein, whose protein sequence is MTIASGDRFVTVAVVDTNGLLRGQKLAGEDLPGILENGVGMSPAQLALDPTDIFLDMPGVIDDSADFHDSQLAVDRASRVTMPFEQPCDSGLYFAQFTGEAAEFCPRSLLAKVLARGADMGMQPRIGFELEFTLFDETPASLAAKGFEDLTTATPHASHDLLIYQAFQSEFYGQVADMAQTLGIRLGKMHEEIGGGFMEACVGPGRADATADQAVLLKNFLKVLAMRRGQTACFMPRWSLEADSQSSHLHLSLLDGEGVPLFWDAQRPDRMSDTFRHFIGGLQRFLPEVMLLFAPTVNSWRRFAPGTFAPPAFTWGIENRTTCLRVVGHGPGSIRVENRLPCADGNPQLVAAASIAAGLAGIAGRIEPGEQTVGNGYAAPPADAVPLPDGMEAAIATLEGSAFAREWLSVRFVETYCATRRAQLAQFAGKTLIDERRRFFELG, encoded by the coding sequence ATGACAATTGCATCCGGTGATCGTTTTGTGACCGTGGCGGTGGTGGACACCAACGGCCTGCTGCGCGGGCAAAAGCTGGCGGGAGAGGACCTGCCCGGTATTCTGGAAAACGGAGTAGGCATGTCTCCCGCGCAGCTTGCACTCGATCCCACCGATATTTTTCTCGACATGCCCGGCGTCATCGATGACAGCGCCGATTTCCACGACAGCCAGTTGGCCGTGGATCGCGCAAGCCGCGTCACCATGCCCTTTGAACAGCCCTGCGACAGCGGGCTCTATTTTGCGCAATTTACTGGCGAGGCGGCTGAATTTTGTCCGCGCAGCCTGCTGGCCAAGGTGTTGGCGCGCGGCGCGGATATGGGGATGCAGCCGCGCATCGGTTTTGAGCTGGAATTCACCCTGTTCGATGAAACCCCTGCCAGCCTTGCCGCCAAGGGTTTCGAGGACCTGACCACAGCCACCCCGCATGCCAGCCACGACCTGCTCATCTATCAGGCGTTTCAGTCCGAATTTTATGGTCAGGTGGCCGATATGGCCCAAACGCTGGGCATCCGCCTCGGCAAGATGCATGAGGAAATCGGCGGCGGTTTCATGGAGGCCTGTGTCGGGCCGGGCCGTGCCGACGCCACAGCCGATCAGGCCGTACTGCTCAAGAATTTCCTCAAAGTTCTGGCCATGCGGCGGGGGCAGACGGCCTGCTTCATGCCGCGCTGGTCGCTTGAGGCGGACAGCCAGTCCTCGCATCTTCATCTCTCGCTGCTGGATGGTGAGGGGGTGCCCCTGTTCTGGGATGCGCAGCGGCCTGATCGCATGTCGGACACCTTCCGCCATTTCATCGGCGGTTTGCAGCGCTTCCTGCCCGAAGTCATGCTGCTGTTCGCGCCCACGGTGAACAGTTGGCGCCGCTTTGCTCCCGGCACTTTCGCGCCGCCCGCCTTCACATGGGGCATCGAAAACCGCACCACGTGTCTGCGTGTTGTGGGCCATGGTCCGGGCTCGATCCGGGTGGAAAACCGGCTGCCCTGCGCCGATGGCAATCCGCAACTGGTGGCGGCGGCTTCCATTGCGGCGGGATTGGCGGGGATTGCAGGCCGGATCGAACCGGGCGAGCAGACCGTCGGCAATGGTTATGCCGCGCCGCCCGCTGATGCCGTTCCCCTGCCCGATGGCATGGAGGCGGCGATTGCCACGCTCGAGGGTTCCGCCTTTGCCCGCGAATGGCTGAGCGTGCGTTTTGTCGAAACCTATTGCGCCACACGCCGGGCGCAACTCGCCCAATTCGCGGGCAAGACGCTGATTGACGAACGTCGCCGCTTTTTTGAACTGGGATAA
- a CDS encoding carboxymuconolactone decarboxylase family protein, whose translation MSDTPFDRGLAIRREVLGADYVDAAMASADDFMRPMQELSTAYCWGEVWSRPGLARRDRSLINIAMIACLNRSQEFRLHIRAALNNGLTREEIREVLLQVAVYAGVPAGIASFHMAKEVFAEMDAAPE comes from the coding sequence ATGAGCGACACGCCTTTTGATCGCGGTCTTGCCATTCGCCGCGAGGTGCTGGGCGCTGATTATGTCGATGCGGCGATGGCCTCGGCGGATGACTTCATGCGCCCGATGCAGGAACTGTCCACCGCCTATTGCTGGGGCGAGGTATGGTCGCGCCCCGGATTGGCGCGGCGCGACCGCAGCCTGATCAACATCGCGATGATCGCCTGCCTCAACCGGTCGCAAGAGTTTCGCCTGCATATTCGCGCCGCTCTCAACAATGGGCTGACGCGCGAGGAAATTCGTGAGGTTCTGTTACAGGTGGCGGTCTATGCCGGGGTGCCTGCCGGGATCGCCTCTTTCCACATGGCCAAAGAGGTGTTTGCGGAAATGGACGCTGCGCCCGAATGA
- a CDS encoding YCF48-related protein yields MQKTLLVSTDGQAIMRSHDGGTNWYRINVGQDLEYDDCVRCLLVDLRQNGAIWAGSERGLFRSEDCGAHWHQVDCALNGFAVWKLAVSESNPDYMYAGTGSPTRAAFFRSTDGGRTWHQTDLLMPERCAGVSRPRMLALAVNPHDPLDVWVGVEAGGLFRTLDGGDNWHEIHTQWPDHPGNTDIHSVFVVNAEVPVVLVLVVNALYRSTDGGRTWTRFHARETWGLRYARVLLGKPGSDRHVFIGIGDGTPGTTTMILQSQDAGETWHSAELAGDPNSCLWAFGAHRADPQMMMAGTKFGHLFITDDGGRHWIKQRREFSEITDMAWLPGVPAQLDLPHETQ; encoded by the coding sequence ATGCAAAAGACGCTTTTGGTATCGACCGACGGACAGGCGATCATGCGCAGCCATGATGGCGGCACGAACTGGTACCGCATCAACGTGGGCCAGGATCTGGAATATGATGATTGCGTGCGCTGCCTGCTCGTGGACCTCCGTCAAAACGGCGCGATCTGGGCGGGCAGCGAACGCGGCCTGTTCCGCAGCGAGGATTGCGGCGCGCATTGGCATCAGGTTGATTGCGCACTGAACGGTTTTGCGGTGTGGAAACTGGCCGTTTCGGAAAGCAACCCGGATTACATGTATGCCGGCACCGGATCGCCCACCCGCGCCGCCTTTTTCCGCAGCACGGACGGCGGCAGGACATGGCATCAGACCGACCTCTTGATGCCCGAGCGCTGTGCCGGGGTCAGTCGTCCGCGCATGCTGGCGCTGGCGGTCAATCCGCATGACCCGCTCGATGTCTGGGTGGGCGTGGAGGCGGGGGGCCTGTTTCGCACGCTCGATGGCGGCGATAACTGGCATGAGATCCACACGCAATGGCCCGATCATCCGGGCAACACCGATATACATTCGGTCTTCGTTGTGAATGCCGAGGTGCCGGTGGTTCTCGTCCTCGTGGTCAATGCGCTTTACCGCTCGACCGATGGCGGGCGGACATGGACACGATTTCACGCCCGTGAAACCTGGGGCCTGCGCTATGCCCGCGTGCTGTTGGGCAAACCGGGCAGCGATCGGCACGTTTTCATCGGCATCGGCGATGGCACACCGGGTACGACCACGATGATCCTTCAATCGCAGGATGCGGGCGAAACTTGGCATAGCGCCGAACTGGCGGGCGATCCCAATTCCTGCCTCTGGGCCTTTGGCGCCCATCGCGCCGACCCGCAGATGATGATGGCAGGCACCAAATTCGGCCATCTTTTCATCACCGACGATGGCGGCCGCCATTGGATCAAACAGCGGCGGGAATTCAGCGAGATCACCGATATGGCATGGCTTCCCGGCGTTCCGGCCCAATTGGATTTGCCCCATGAAACGCAATGA
- a CDS encoding MFS transporter, producing the protein MDHVSTIEGQANLGRHAERLGTAGLISAIVIGFVGALFVYATPGILGLIAAQSGVDDEHLGYIASWNLNAMAVAIAISTLLLTRLSWRMAMAMALLLIAAGDMATGLSHSYGAIAAARAISGLGEGMAIGFSFAALGRARNPDRAFAWYLVVSGIVAAVLLFALPALQARYAPSAIFMASVGLTALTALGIVAFPDGQRDEAHFDLSGRVDWRKTLFGLTAVLFVFFAISAVWSYAERIGHASGLGAQTVANGLSLGMVGGILGALAAAALPQGWGRVWPILIGGVIAIAGFELLNGHVGAAAFELGNFLIWGGWNFAQPLLSGLCADADSRGRVVCAMGAVQTFGMGLGPAVAAPTVAGGSFGVAITLASVTMLMGIGCVAAEQMLGRGSKA; encoded by the coding sequence ATGGATCATGTTTCCACCATCGAAGGACAGGCCAATCTGGGCCGCCATGCCGAAAGGCTCGGCACGGCGGGTTTGATCAGCGCCATTGTCATTGGTTTTGTCGGCGCGCTGTTTGTCTATGCCACGCCGGGCATTCTGGGCCTGATTGCGGCGCAATCGGGCGTGGATGACGAACATCTGGGCTATATCGCCTCGTGGAACCTGAACGCCATGGCCGTCGCCATCGCCATCAGCACGCTGTTGCTGACGCGGCTGTCATGGCGCATGGCCATGGCCATGGCGCTGCTGCTGATTGCGGCGGGTGATATGGCAACCGGCCTGTCGCATTCCTATGGCGCGATCGCCGCCGCGCGGGCGATTTCGGGGCTTGGCGAAGGCATGGCCATCGGCTTCTCCTTTGCCGCACTGGGCCGGGCGCGCAATCCTGACCGCGCCTTTGCCTGGTATCTGGTGGTCAGCGGAATCGTGGCGGCGGTGCTGCTCTTTGCCTTGCCTGCGCTTCAGGCGCGCTATGCGCCTTCCGCCATTTTCATGGCGAGCGTGGGGCTGACCGCCCTTACGGCGCTAGGCATTGTCGCCTTTCCCGATGGGCAACGTGACGAAGCCCATTTCGATCTTTCCGGCCGGGTGGACTGGCGCAAGACGTTGTTCGGCCTGACCGCCGTGCTTTTCGTGTTCTTCGCGATCAGCGCGGTGTGGTCCTATGCCGAACGGATTGGCCATGCCTCCGGCCTTGGCGCCCAGACTGTGGCCAATGGCCTGTCGCTGGGCATGGTGGGCGGCATTCTGGGCGCCCTGGCGGCGGCGGCCTTGCCGCAAGGCTGGGGGCGCGTGTGGCCGATCCTGATCGGCGGGGTGATTGCGATCGCCGGGTTTGAACTGCTCAATGGCCATGTCGGGGCCGCCGCATTTGAACTGGGCAACTTCCTGATCTGGGGCGGGTGGAATTTTGCCCAGCCCCTGCTTTCGGGCCTCTGCGCCGATGCCGACAGCCGGGGCCGCGTGGTTTGCGCCATGGGCGCGGTTCAGACCTTTGGCATGGGCCTTGGCCCTGCGGTTGCCGCGCCCACGGTGGCGGGTGGTTCGTTTGGCGTTGCCATCACGCTCGCCTCGGTCACGATGCTGATGGGCATCGGCTGCGTGGCGGCGGAGCAGATGCTGGGCCGGGGGTCAAAGGCATGA
- a CDS encoding cytochrome P450, translating to MMAQDTIPTTRLDLSDAGIWHKAVPYEEFARMRREAPVAWNERHDGHKGFWAVASHEAIIAVSADTETYSSRHGVISLDDFDSAQNDARRTLLEMDAPQHGPMRKITFSGFSPKGIAHLESAIRAKAVSLLQGLIDAGPFDAVSLLSKQLPISTLCSLLGVPMQRQEDMIRWSDLLIGSDDPDFVDPAYADFPEDERRMLPFGHPASLDAFAMGRELAQVRRISPQNDVVSVLANATVDGRPLTDNEFCNYFLMLVVAGNETTRHSISHGLAALADNPGEWARFRAEALNPRLATSEIVRWASPVFFVRRVAMRDARLMGANIRVGDKVAMYFISGNRDEAYFDQPDRFIIDRAQNPHMGFGKGGPHYCLGNHVAQLQIRILLEEMALRVARIEVEGPMDRLRSNHVHGVKSLPISLHSA from the coding sequence ATGATGGCGCAAGACACCATTCCCACCACAAGACTTGATTTGTCCGACGCCGGGATCTGGCACAAGGCAGTGCCTTACGAGGAATTTGCCCGAATGCGGCGCGAGGCTCCCGTGGCATGGAACGAGCGCCACGATGGGCACAAGGGCTTTTGGGCCGTGGCCAGCCATGAGGCGATCATTGCGGTTTCGGCCGATACCGAAACCTATTCCTCACGCCATGGTGTCATCAGTCTGGACGATTTCGACAGCGCGCAGAATGATGCGCGCCGCACCCTGCTGGAAATGGATGCGCCCCAGCATGGTCCGATGCGCAAAATCACCTTTTCCGGCTTCTCGCCCAAGGGCATCGCCCATCTGGAATCCGCGATCCGCGCCAAGGCGGTCAGCCTGCTCCAAGGGCTGATCGATGCCGGGCCGTTCGATGCGGTGTCGCTCTTGTCGAAACAATTGCCCATTTCAACGCTATGCTCGCTGCTGGGCGTGCCGATGCAACGGCAGGAGGACATGATCCGCTGGAGCGACCTGCTGATCGGTTCGGACGACCCCGATTTCGTCGATCCGGCCTATGCGGACTTTCCGGAAGATGAGCGGCGGATGCTGCCCTTTGGTCATCCGGCCTCGCTCGACGCCTTTGCCATGGGGCGCGAATTGGCACAAGTGCGCAGGATATCGCCGCAAAATGATGTCGTCTCGGTTTTGGCCAATGCCACGGTGGATGGCCGACCGCTGACCGACAATGAATTCTGCAATTATTTCCTGATGCTTGTGGTGGCGGGCAATGAGACGACACGCCATTCGATTTCGCATGGGCTGGCCGCTCTGGCCGACAATCCGGGCGAATGGGCGCGCTTTCGCGCCGAGGCGCTCAATCCTCGTCTGGCCACCAGCGAGATCGTGCGCTGGGCCAGCCCGGTGTTTTTCGTGCGCCGTGTGGCCATGCGCGACGCCCGACTGATGGGCGCCAACATCCGAGTGGGCGACAAGGTGGCGATGTATTTCATCTCGGGCAACCGGGACGAAGCCTATTTCGACCAACCCGACCGCTTCATCATCGACCGGGCGCAAAATCCGCATATGGGTTTTGGCAAAGGCGGCCCGCATTATTGTCTGGGCAATCATGTGGCCCAGTTGCAGATCCGCATCCTGCTGGAGGAAATGGCCTTGCGCGTGGCGCGGATCGAGGTGGAGGGTCCAATGGACCGGCTGCGCAGCAACCATGTCCACGGCGTCAAATCTTTGCCCATCAGCCTGCACAGCGCATGA
- a CDS encoding AraC family transcriptional regulator, whose protein sequence is MISTLHAPALIQAKVLEGIIRAAGVTRLEASRLLAGEGLRHNSLSGHSGADGMPPAIPLATYMRLFEKLAQNMGRPTLGLDLADRMGPGLVGPIGYVLLCSPTLSAGLEAFSHNVFSIQGVTSFAFSRQPAPMLTYTISDEAMRPRRHDVEFSLAYVHHLVRQGLDGAFAPREVYFEHARIGDLSHYERFFGCPVYFEQRVNALVLDEGDLVRPMARADPTLATMLRHYIALMDRRDAAPSSLSETVDQILSGIIGARAVTISDVAARLDTSVDTLRRQLRGEGMAFRTILRKKRAAMACRLLQDSDLSVLEIASRLGYGETASFTRAFMAETGEPPLAWRRRNRWQG, encoded by the coding sequence ATGATCTCCACGCTTCATGCGCCCGCACTGATTCAGGCCAAAGTTCTCGAAGGCATTATCCGCGCCGCAGGCGTGACCAGGCTGGAGGCATCGCGCCTGCTGGCGGGCGAAGGGTTGCGCCACAACAGCCTCTCGGGCCACAGCGGCGCTGACGGTATGCCGCCCGCCATTCCGCTTGCCACCTATATGCGCCTGTTCGAAAAGCTGGCGCAAAACATGGGCCGACCAACGCTGGGGCTGGATCTGGCGGATCGGATGGGGCCGGGGCTGGTCGGGCCGATCGGCTATGTGCTGCTTTGCTCGCCCACCCTGAGCGCCGGGCTGGAAGCTTTTTCGCACAACGTCTTCAGCATTCAGGGTGTGACCAGCTTTGCCTTTTCCCGCCAGCCCGCGCCCATGTTGACCTATACTATCAGCGATGAGGCGATGCGCCCGCGCCGCCACGACGTCGAATTCTCGCTGGCCTATGTCCACCATCTTGTCCGGCAGGGGCTTGATGGCGCCTTCGCCCCTCGTGAAGTCTATTTCGAACATGCCCGGATCGGCGACCTGAGCCATTATGAGCGCTTTTTTGGATGCCCCGTTTATTTTGAACAAAGGGTCAATGCGCTCGTCCTGGATGAGGGCGATCTGGTCCGTCCGATGGCCCGTGCCGATCCGACGCTGGCGACGATGCTGCGGCATTACATCGCGCTGATGGACCGGCGCGATGCGGCGCCCTCATCGCTGAGCGAGACGGTGGACCAGATCCTCTCGGGCATCATCGGCGCGCGGGCCGTGACGATCAGCGATGTGGCCGCCCGGCTTGATACCAGCGTCGACACGCTGCGCCGCCAGTTGCGCGGCGAGGGAATGGCATTTCGCACCATCCTGCGCAAAAAGCGGGCGGCTATGGCCTGCCGCCTGCTTCAGGATTCCGATCTTTCGGTCCTCGAAATCGCCAGCAGGCTTGGCTATGGCGAGACGGCCAGCTTTACCCGCGCCTTTATGGCCGAAACGGGCGAGCCACCTCTGGCATGGCGGCGCAGGAACCGATGGCAAGGCTGA